ATCTTGCTGAAAAAATAGACGGTATCGTCTGTGTGCTGACCTACAAGGATGTTCCAAAACGTCGTTTTACCATGGCAGGGCAGACATATCCGGAACCAAGTCCATATGACAGATACATATTAGAAGAACGTGTCCGTTTTGTTGGTGATCCGGTTGCGATCGTTGCCGGAGAAACAGAAAAAGCGGTTGATATGGCATTAAAGCGGATCAAAGTGACCTATGAGGTTTTAGATGCTGTTTTAGATTTCCATACGGCAATGGATAATCCTATTTTAGTTCATCCGGAGGATGACTGGAAGTCACTCTGTCCGGTTGGTGCTGACAACAAACGAAATCTCTGCGCATCCGGCGTAGATGGTGAAGGAGATGTGGATGCTGTCATTGCAGACTGTGATATTGTGTTAGACGAAACTTATCATGTCAAAGCCATGCAGCAGAGTATGATGGAAACTTTCCGTACCTGTACATATATGGATACCTATGGACGTCTGATCGTGCTCAGTTCCACACAGATTCCTTTCCATGTAAGAAGGATCGTTGCAAATGCACTTGATATTTCCAAGGCAAAAGTCCGTGTCATCAAACCTCGTATCGGTGGAGGTTTTGGTGCAAAACAGACGGTTGTCACAGAAGTATATCCGGCGATCGTAACCTTAAAGACCGGCAAACCGGCAAAAATGATCTACACCAGAGAAGAATCCATGATCGCATCTTCACCGCGTCATGAGATGGAAGTAAGAGTTCGTCTGGGTGCAATGTCCGATGGAACGATCCGTGCCATTGATATGCATACACTGTCTAATACCGGAGCATTTGGTGAACATGGTCCGACTACCGTAGGATTAAGCGGACATAAATCCATTCCAATGTATCATACAGAAGCATTCCGTTTCCAATATGAGGTTGTCTATACGAACCGCATGTCTGCAGGAGCTTATCGTGGTTACGGTGCAACACAGGGTATTTTTGCAGTCGAGTCCACGGTCAATAAATTAGCCGATAAACTTTCTATGGACCCAATCGTACTTCGTCAGAAAAACATGATCCATGAAGGGGATATAATGCCTGCATATTATGGTGAGACCGCAAATAGCTGCCGTTTAGAAGAATGTCTGTTAAAAGCGTCCGATATGATCGGATGGAAAGAAAAAGGCATGCGTACTGTGATGCCGGATGGAAAGATCCGGGCACGCGGAGTTGCAATGGCGATGCAGGGATCTTCCATTTCAAACTGTGATGTAGGTTCTGTCACGGTAAAATTAAGCGATGAGGGAACGTATCATATTACAGTCGGCTGTACTGATATGGGTACCGGATGTGATACGATCATTGCCCAGTTTGCGGCAGATGTGTTAGAAACAACGATCGATAATATATCTGTCTACGGCGTAGATACTGATATTTCCCCATATGATTCCGGTTCTTATGCATCCAGTACAACTTATCTGACCGGAATGGCAGCAGTAAAGGCATGTGAACAGTTGAGAGAACACATTATTGCACTTGCAGCAGCCCGTATGAATAAAGATGCTTCTGCACTTACTTTTGATGGAGAAAATGTCATCGATGAATCAGACGGTTCTAAAATGAGCCTTTTTGACATTGCAACCGCGTCCATGTGCAATAATGAGATATCAATGGAGGTTACTTATTCACACAGCTCCCCGGTATCACCGCCACCATTTATGGCAGCCTGCGCCGAAGTCGAGGTTGACCCGGAAACAGGCGCGATTGAGTTGTTAGACTATACCGCCTGTGTTGACTGTGGAACTGTCGTAAATACCAATCTTGCAAGGGTACAGACAGAAGGAGGACTTTTGCAGGGAATCGGCATGACACTGTACGAGGATATCTGGTACGATGAACGCGGGAAAAATCTTTCCAATTCCTTTATGCAGTATAAAGTACCAAGCCGTCTGGATACAGACCGTATCCGTGTGGAATTTGACAGCAGCTATGAACCGACTGGTCCTTTTGGTGCAAAATCCATCGGTGAGATCGTCATCAATACACCGGCCCCGGCGATCGCAGATGCAGTTTATAACGCAACCGGCGTCTGGATCAATGAGCTGCCGATCACTCCGGAGAAAATCTTAAAAGGAATGCAGGTGATCTGATACGGAACAGATAAATCTGATCTATCTTGCTGCCGGATATGCGAGACGTTTCGGCAGCAATAAACTGCTCACGGAATTTCATGGGAAACCATTGTTTTTGCATGGACTGACGGAACTGGTTCGTCTGCAGAAAATGTGTAGTTATCCATGCAGGCTCATTGTTGTGACTGCATATGACAGGATTGAGGAACTGTGTAAGGAAATATTGGGAAACAGAAGAAAAAATACTAAAGACGAACAGGATCATTTGACAAAAAAAGAGCATACTGTACATGGTCAGAATATACCAAAAGATTATATAATTGTACGCAACCAGGGAGAAGAAAATGATGGGATTGCCTCAAGCATCCGAAAAGGGGTAAAGGCAGCGATAGATTCTCCTATGATAAACGAGGGCGATTCATTTTCTTATGATATGTTTTTTCAGGCAGATCAGCCTTATGTAAAGGCTGAAATACTGCTTGATTTTCTAAATGATTTTATAGAAAGTAAAAAAGGAATCGGAGCATTATCCTGTGAGGGCATTTTACGAAGTCCGAATCTTTTTGCTGAAAACTA
The Roseburia rectibacter DNA segment above includes these coding regions:
- a CDS encoding xanthine dehydrogenase family protein molybdopterin-binding subunit, translating into MNSSTNLRKPGKFVNAPVMKKDAMALVTGKPVYMDDVAPKDCLIVKVLRSPHAHALIKEIRTDLAEKIDGIVCVLTYKDVPKRRFTMAGQTYPEPSPYDRYILEERVRFVGDPVAIVAGETEKAVDMALKRIKVTYEVLDAVLDFHTAMDNPILVHPEDDWKSLCPVGADNKRNLCASGVDGEGDVDAVIADCDIVLDETYHVKAMQQSMMETFRTCTYMDTYGRLIVLSSTQIPFHVRRIVANALDISKAKVRVIKPRIGGGFGAKQTVVTEVYPAIVTLKTGKPAKMIYTREESMIASSPRHEMEVRVRLGAMSDGTIRAIDMHTLSNTGAFGEHGPTTVGLSGHKSIPMYHTEAFRFQYEVVYTNRMSAGAYRGYGATQGIFAVESTVNKLADKLSMDPIVLRQKNMIHEGDIMPAYYGETANSCRLEECLLKASDMIGWKEKGMRTVMPDGKIRARGVAMAMQGSSISNCDVGSVTVKLSDEGTYHITVGCTDMGTGCDTIIAQFAADVLETTIDNISVYGVDTDISPYDSGSYASSTTYLTGMAAVKACEQLREHIIALAAARMNKDASALTFDGENVIDESDGSKMSLFDIATASMCNNEISMEVTYSHSSPVSPPPFMAACAEVEVDPETGAIELLDYTACVDCGTVVNTNLARVQTEGGLLQGIGMTLYEDIWYDERGKNLSNSFMQYKVPSRLDTDRIRVEFDSSYEPTGPFGAKSIGEIVINTPAPAIADAVYNATGVWINELPITPEKILKGMQVI
- a CDS encoding nucleotidyltransferase family protein, with the translated sequence MYLAAGYARRFGSNKLLTEFHGKPLFLHGLTELVRLQKMCSYPCRLIVVTAYDRIEELCKEILGNRRKNTKDEQDHLTKKEHTVHGQNIPKDYIIVRNQGEENDGIASSIRKGVKAAIDSPMINEGDSFSYDMFFQADQPYVKAEILLDFLNDFIESKKGIGALSCEGILRSPNLFAENYRAELLRLTGECGGKKIIRSHPDDVFTYPVEMPEFFVDIDTREDYAHENV